Proteins from a genomic interval of Pararge aegeria chromosome 26, ilParAegt1.1, whole genome shotgun sequence:
- the LOC120635047 gene encoding tigger transposable element-derived protein 6-like produces the protein MDRQGLRDLNRREAVIREGVETHIITKLQTEPRWSYESVKVVNKFNNAVEEYPEVEKCLCTWIKQARNNNIPISGPMIKEKAQEFATLLHDYSPDDVFNADEACVFYKCLPDKIFTFKGQSCHGGKLSKDWVTELEGSCSDVLKSIEENKSPEINILQAMRFARKACFSLSKTTISNCFQKAGFKVTNVSDPESLQEELEICAAFPERDRIFTTCRNDLNEQQVNFQDFVSMDDNVLISEKLNDDDIVAMYSSLDTEEEEEDCEETPVKI, from the exons ATGGACAGACAAGGTCTGAGAGACCTCAACAGAAGGGAAGCAGTCATCAGGGAAGGAGTTGAGACACACATCATCACAAAACTACAAACAGAGCCCAGGTGGAGCTACGAGAGTGTGAAAGTGGTGAACAAGTTCAACAATGCAGTAGAGG AGTATCCTGAAGTTGAAAAGTGTCTCTGTACATGGATAAAACAGGCACGGAATAATAACATTCCAATAAGCGGACCAATGATCAAAGAGAAAGCTCAAGAATTTGCAA CTTTATTACACGATTATTCCCCTGATGACGTATTCAACGCCGATGAAGCATGCGTATTCTACAAGTGTCTACCGGATAAAATATTTACGTTCAAAGGTCAGTCTTGCCATGGTGGTAAATTGAGTAAAGATTGGGTCACTGAACTT GAAGGAAGTTGTTCAGATGTTCTTAAATctatagaagagaataaaagtCCAGAAATCAACATCCTCCAGGCCATGAGATTTGCAAGAAAAGCTTGTTTTTCTCTAAGCAAAACCACAATTAGTAATTGCTTCCAAAAAGCTGGATTCAAAGTGACCAATGTATCTGATCCTGAGAGCCTTCAAGAGGAACTAGAGATTTGTGCAGCGTTTCCAGAACGGGATAGAATATTTACCACATGTAGGAATGACTTAAATGAGCAGCAGGTGAATTTTCAGGATTTCGTTTCTATGGATGATAATGTACTCATTTCAGAGAAGCTCAATGATGATGACATAGTTGCTATGTATTCTTCTTTGGacacagaagaagaagaagaagattgtGAAGAGACTCCAGTAAAAATTTGA
- the LOC120635048 gene encoding uncharacterized protein LOC120635048: MKPKLGRFTHTFSEQYGQVVVEHVKDLSNRCMPLMKKEFLKLAYDLAEEMKIPHRFNKEKGSAGKHFYYDFMRRHSDISLRTPESTSMMRAVGFNKPEVDLFYDNPKKLMTQYKFPPSRIYNCDETGVSCVHRHQKVLAPKSIRQVGKLKSAERGKNITVLFCMSVNGHYIPPFFHFPRQRMNERRRRSPAKMVDAQ, translated from the coding sequence ATGAAGCCAAAGTTGGGTAGGTTCACTCACACCTTCTCAGAACAGTATGGACAAGTCGTGGTAGAACACGTCAAAGATTTATCTAACAGATGTATGCCGCTCATGAAAAAAGAGTTTTTGAAGTTAGCCTATGACTTAGCTGAAGAAATGAAGATCCCGCATCGATTTAATAAGGAAAAAGGAAGTGCTGGTAAACATTTTTACTACGACTTCATGCGAAGGCATTCTGACATTTCGCTGAGAACACCAGAATCGACAAGTATGATGCGCGCTGTTGGATTTAACAAACCGGAAGTCGATTTATTTTACGATAATCCGAAAAAACTGATGACACAATACAAATTCCCACCCTCAAGAATTTACAACTGTGATGAAACTGGTGTCAGTTGCGTGCACAGACACCAAAAAGTCCTCGCACCAAAATCTATCCGTCAGGTTGGAAAGCTCAAGTCTGCTGAAAGGGGCAAAAATATCACAGTTTTGTTCTGTATGAGTGTTAACGGTCACTACATACCGCCATTTTTCCACTTTCCAAGGCAAAGGATGAACGAAAGACGTAGGCGTAGCCCAGCCAAAATGGTGGATGCACAGTGA
- the LOC120635210 gene encoding piggyBac transposable element-derived protein 4-like: MESNVRNTTPPEWEATQPIVGMEIQISPNGSLYARPDKTVYMEKSLSGSLHVLRTTANVEESSERPRIRRRLDLNSSPDLDAPGPSNEVGSQLLRTKANVEESSEAPRIWRRVDLNFSPDPDVPGPSNEPVRNVARESYEMQQLRMLNFEDESDSVSPIPSHEVVNTYLTSELAEALAVDSGSEDDEEDDLDENDLRRILEIEEEGEEIEERGEEEVMLNYDFTWSQNFEEFTGTEERFEVQPGPTVQEDTPIKIFKSIWDRSVMEKIVKETNYYAWQKIAAAAEVEDGIKPKSRLYQWEDTTVEELYKFFGIMIYMGICYRSRIDEYWTTGILGMPEFRKLMSKNRFLLLLRFLHFVDNDELGPNIRGYERKVSKVVNIVEHCNKKFGEIYIPHRAISIDESLLLWKGRLSWIQCIRSKAARFGIKTYELCEAETGYLVKLYIYAGKGENSEPIHGFTGATSKVVLKLIEDYLGKGYCLYMDNFFNSVSLTRFLKHNHTDVVGVLNRRRVDTPSDIKNLSERQLQRGQIVSRHCGDVAVTVWRDVKLVTTISTFHKPETAPGRRAGVTYEKPIAVHSYNKYMGGVDLKDQKLSMYLLERKRGLKWYLKVFRRLLNCSILNSYIIHKCRSAANYSHRKFRLILADALCKEHNKIQRIRPNTSVSSGDNSRSCNGHVPDYIPVDTTNRTNKRQNRQKRGRCVQCLANKQRKETNIICSQCKVFLCVGQCWRTYHEL; this comes from the exons atgGAATCAAATGTGAGGAATACTACACCACCTGAGTGGGAAGCAACTCAACCCATTGTGGGTATGGAAATACAGATTTCGCCCAACGGTTCTTTGTATGCACGACCTGATAAAACCGTATATATGGAAAAATCCCTATCCGGATCATTACAT GTACTGAGAACGACAGCCAATGTCGAAGAATCCTCTGAACGACCTCGAATCCGGAGGAGGTTAGATTTAAATTCTTCACCTGATCTTGACGCTCCTGGGCCCTCAAATGAGGTTGGCAGCCAATTACTGAGAACAAAAGCCAATGTCGAAGAATCCTCTGAAGCACCTCGAATTTGGAGGAGGgtagatttaaatttttcacctgATCCTGACGTTCCTGGGCCCTCAAATGAG CCAGTGCGGAATGTGGCAAGAGAGTCTTACGAGATGCAGCAACTCAGAATGTTAAATTTTGAAGATGAAAGCGATTCTGTTTCACCTATACCCTCTCATGAG GTCGTAAATACATATCTGACGTCTGAACTAGCTGAGGCTTTGGCAGTCGATTCAGGAAGTGAAGATGACGAAGAAGACGATCTTGATGAAAATGATTTACGCAGGATTTtggaaatagaagaagaagggGAAGAAATAGAAGAAAGAGGGGAAGAGGAAGTTATGTTAAATTATGATTTCACGTGGTCTCAAAATTTCGAAGAATTTACTGGTACAGAAGAGAGATTTGAAGTACAGCCAGGACCCACAGTGCAGGAAGATActccaattaaaatatttaaatccatCTGGGATAGGTCTGTAATGGAAAAAATTGTCAAAGAAACTAACTACTACGCATGGCAAAAAATTGCTGCTGCCGCCGAAGTCGAGGATGGTATTAAACCTAAATCCCGTCTCTATCAGTGGGAAGACACAACAGTAGAGGAGTTATACAAATTTTTCGGAATTATGATTTATATGGGAATATGCTACAGAAGCAGAATTGACGAGTACTGGACTACAGGCATACTAGGCATGCCAGAATTTAGAAAGCTAATGAGCAAAAACAGGTTCCTCTTACTGTTACGGTTTTTACATTTTGTTGACAACGATGAACTCGGTCCTAATATTCGCGGGTATGAGCGAAAGGTATCTAAAGTTGTTAATATTGTGGAACACTGCAACAAAAAATTTGGAGAAATATATATCCCACACAGAGCCATAAGTATTGACGAGTCGCTGCTGCTGTGGAAGGGACGCCTGAGTTGGATTCAGTGCATTCGTTCTAAGGCAGCACGATTCGGTATTAAAACTTATGAGCTCTGTGAGGCGGAAACCGGATATCTggtaaaattatacatatatgcaGGTAAAGGTGAAAATTCTGAACCTATACATGGCTTTACTGGCGCAACTTCAAAAGTCGTCCTCAAATTGATAGAAGATTATCTAGGAAAAGGCTATTGTCTATACatggacaatttttttaattccgttaGTCTTACACGGTTCCTGAAGCATAACCACACCGACGTTGTCGGAGTGTTAAATCGACGAAGAGTCGACACTCCGTCAGATATCAAAAACTTAAGCGAAAGACAATTGCAGCGGGGGCAGATTGTCTCTCGCCACTGTGGTGACGTAGCAGTAACGGTTTGGAGAGATGTCAAGCTTGTGACCACAATATCTACGTTTCATAAGCCCGAAACTGCTCCAGGCCGCCGAGCAGGAGTCACTTACGAAAAACCCATTGCAGTCcacagttataataaatacatgggGGGCGTGGACTTAAAAGACCAGAAGCTCTCCATGTATTTATTAGAACGAAAACGAGGGCTAAAATGGTATTTGAAAGTTTTTCGGCGCCTGCTGAACTGCAGTATTCTAAACAGTTATATCATACATAAATGTCGCAGCGCAGCAAATTACAGTCACAGGAAATTTCGTTTAATTCTAGCAGATGCACTCTGTAaggaacataataaaatacagcgCATAAGGCCTAATACCAGTGTGTCGTCCGGAGATAACAGTCGAAGCTGTAATGGACATGTCCCAGACTACATACCAGTTGACACAACAAACCGGACTAATAAACGTCAAAATCGCCAGAAACGAGGACGTTGTGTGCAATGCCTAGCTAACAAACAACGAAAGGAAACAAACATAATTTGCTCGCAGTGtaaagtgttcctgtgtgtagGCCAATGTTGGCGTACCTATCACGAATTATGA